A section of the Salmo trutta chromosome 4, fSalTru1.1, whole genome shotgun sequence genome encodes:
- the LOC115192481 gene encoding paired amphipathic helix protein Sin3b isoform X1, protein MSVTISGIMAKIQAHSNTKQINQIQDKAYVVQKQVQQQHFQKLKVEDALSYLDQVKIRFGNDPGIYNKFLDIMKEFKSQSIDTPGVINRVSQLFHGHPDLVLGFNAFLPPGYRIEIPKNGVVFLQSPFSAQVSPGQGKSMASPAVSATGSSVAEVGSAQSEAVASPESIYSSSGPPEPPSRLSLPLPSRESPSQPQSSSVSPPASEPSPVEFDSAISYVNKIKNRFLDHPEIYRSFLEILHTYQVHCVINMKEQLEVKESRGHGSSGMTEDEVFSKVASLFKGQEDLLAEFGQFLPDAKRSLFTGSPLTGKDHLKRAEDEDMSKQSKKRPRPMLLPHMTPLLKKKMKFSCSKDQSFASVGKHGVLREFTFFDKLRRFFKSREVYENFLRCIALFNQEVVSGAELLQLVTPFLGKFPELYTQFKSFLGDKELSHSVSGLSDRYMEGGGGREVDYASCKRLGSSYRALPKTYQQPKCSGRTAICKEVLNDTWVSFPSWSEDSTFVSSKKTPYEEQLHRCEDERFELDVVLETNLATIRVLESVQKKLSRLSPEDQDRFRLDDCLGGTSEVIQRRAIYRIYGDKAPEIIEGLKRSPATAVPVVLKRLKAKEEEWREAQQGFNKIWREQYEKAYLKSLDHQGVNFKQNDMKALRSKSLLNEIESVYDERQEQSTEEGGVVQQGRDGSSAPAVSDPHMVFTYEDKQILEDAASLIIYHVKRQPTIHKDDKDHIKRIIQHFVPDLFFSRRGELSETEEWTDEEVEERGDRGGGCGGIPGAVATSGSQQQPQHQQLNGESRRRRCTSPQTAELGVASSHSLAPEGGEKVDLRDPEAEHQKELDGVYNLFFVNNNWYFFLRLHQTLCQRLLRVYRQAERQLLEHRAEQNRERLLMAEGRDLAMELRLKQPSEVELEEYYPAFLDMVRSLLDGNLESTQYEDTLREMFTIHAYIGFTIDKLIQNLIRQLQHLVSDEVCLQVAELYLAERKRGAAGANLSSQCVRTAWETSYQWKSERVMAEENCFKVMFIQNQGQVTLTIELLDTEEAQADDPLDVQCLSSYMEQFVGTGSTLCSQNEGYFFKPVFLPRNLRHFRRWQVRQVEAMRCRREWHRQLGVESAGSLDCRFKLNTHKMVFVMNSEDYMYRRGALVKARKSQHRVAVNQHERFDKWHQGWLVEHVTPAAERSVHDWLIGEEEEDMIPCKTTCLNTQVKGLPVNRYQVHYSRKPPSP, encoded by the exons GTTGAAGATGCCCTATCATACCTGGACCAAGTGAAAATACGATTTGGGAATGACCCTGGAATATACAACAAATTTCTTGACATAATGAAAGAATTCAAATCACAAAG CATTGACACACCGGGTGTTATAAATCGTGTGTCTCAGCTCTTCCACGGGCACCCGGACCTCGTCTTAGGATTCAATGCCTTCCTGCCCCCAGGGTATCGGATAGAGATTCCCAAGAATGGTGTAGTTTTCCTTCAGTCCCCATTCTCTGCCCAG GTGTCCCCAGGTCAGGGGAAGAGTATGGCAAGCCCTGCTGTGAGTGCCACAGGCTCATCTGTTGCTGAAGTTGGATCTGCCCAAAGTGAAGCTGTGGCATCACCTGAAAGCATCTACTCATCCTCAGGGCCCCCAGAGCCTCCAAGTAGACTGTCCTTGCCACTCCCCAGCAGAGAGAGCCCATCCCAACCACAGTCCTCCTCAGTGTCCCCCCCTGCCTCAGAGCCCAGCCCAGTAGAATTTGACAGTGCTATCAGCTATGTCAACAAAATCAAAAACCGCTTCCTAGACCATCCAGAGATCTACAGATCCTTCCTTGAGATACTACACACTTACCAGGTACACTGTGTCATCAATATG AAGGAGCAGCTTGAGGTCAAGGAGAGCCGGGGTCATGGTAGTAGTGGAATGACAGAGGATGAAGTTTTCTCAAAAGTGGCCAGCCTCTTCAAAGGCCAAGAGGACTTACTGGCTGAGTTTGGACAGTTCTTACCAGATGCTAAGAGATCACTG TTCACTGGCAGCCCCCTGACTGGGAAAGACCATCTGAAGAGGGCAGAGGACGAGGACATGAGCAAACAGAGCAAGAAGAGACCCAGGCCCATGCTGCTGCCTCACATGACACCACTGCTCAAG aaaaAGATGAAGTTTTCATGCTCCAAAGACCAGTCCTTTGCCTCAGTTGGGAAGCATGGAGTCTTGCGGGAGTTCACATTTTTTGACAAG CTTCGCCGTTTCTTCAAGAGTCGGGAGGTATACGAGAACTTCCTCCGCTGTATTGCTTTGtttaaccaggaagtggtttCGGGAGCAGAGCTGCTGCAGCTTGTCACTCCCTTTCTGGG GAAGTTTCCAGAGCTATATACCCAGTTCAAGTCTTTTCTGGGGGACAAAGAGCTCTCTCATTCAGTGTCTGGCCTGTCAGACCGATACATGGAAGGAGGTGGGGGCAGGGAGGTTGACTATGCCTCTTGCAAGCGCCTGGGATCCAGCTACAGAGCACTACCCAAGACTTACCAGCAGCCCAAGTGCAGCGGTCGCACTGCTATCTGCAAAGAG GTGCTGAATGACACCTGGGTTTCTTTCCCCTCATGGTCGGAGGACTCTACGTTTGTGAGCTCAAAGAAAACCCCATACGAGGAGCAGCTTCATCGCTGTGAGGACGAAAGGTTTGAG ttgGATGTGGTCCTGGAGACTAACCTGGCCACCATCCGGGTCCTGGAGAGCGTTCAGAAGAAGCTGTCCCGTCTGTCGCCTGAGGACCAGGACCGCTTCCGTCTGGACGATTGTCTGGGAGGCACATCTGAGGTCATCCAGCGCCGAGCCATCTACCGTATCTACGGCGACAAGGCCCCTGAGATTATAGAGGGGCTGAAGAGGAGCCCTGCTACTGCCGTGCCTGTGGTGCTCAAGAG ATTGAAAGCgaaggaggaggagtggagagaagcCCAGCAGGGCTTCAACAAGATCTGGAGGGAGCAGTATGAGAAGGCCTACCTCAAGTCCCTGGACCACCAGGGGGTCAACTTCAAGCAGAATGACATGAAGGCCCTCCGATCCAAGAGCCTGCTCAATGAGATTGAAAGTGTTTATGATGAG CGTCAGGAGCAGAGCACAGAGGAGGGGGGCGTGGTCCAGCAGGGGCGTGACGGGAGCAGCGCGCCAGCGGTCAGCGATCCCCACATGGTGTTCACCTACGAGGACAAGCAGATCCTGGAGGACGCCGCCTCTCTCATCATCTACCATGTCAAACGCCAGCCCACCATCCACAAGGACGACAAGGACCACATCAAGCGCATCATACAGCACTTTGTCCCCGACCTCTTCTTCTCCCGCCGCGGCGAGCTCAGCGAGACGGAGGAGTGGACGGacgaggaggtggaggagagaggagaccggGGAGGAGGATGTGGCGGTATACCAGGAGCCGTAGCAACATCAGGCAGTCAGCAACAACCTCAGCATCAGCAGCTGAACGGGGAGTCGAGGCGGCGGCGCTGCACCTCTCCTCAGACAGCGGAGCTTGGTGTCGCCTCGTCCCATAGCCTGGCtccagagggaggggagaaggtgGACCTGAGAGACCCTGAGGCAGAGCACCAGAAGGAGCTGGACGGAGTCTACAACCTGTTCTTCGTCAACAACAACTGGTACTTCTTCCTGCGGCTGCACCAGACCCTGTGCCAGCGGCTGCTGAGGGTGTACCGGCAGGCGGAGAGGCAACTGCTGGAGCACCGTGCAGAGCAGAACCGTGAGAGGCTTCTGATGGCCGAGGGCCGCGACCTGGCCATGGAGCTCCGCCTCAAACAGCCCA GTGAGGTAGAACTGGAGGAGTACTACCCAGCGTTCCTGGATATGGTGCGCAGTCTTCTGGATGGGAACCTGGAGTCCACACAGTACGAGGACACATTGCGGGAGATGTTCACCATCCACGCCTACATTGGCTTCACCATCGACAAGCTCATCCAGAACCTCATTAGACAG cTGCAGCACCTGGTGAGTGATGAGGTGTGTCTGCAGGTGGCTGAGCTGTACCTGGCCGAGAGGAAGAGGGGCGCGGCGGGGGCTAACCTGTCGTCCCAGTGTGTGAGAACGGCCTGGGAGACCAGCTACCAGTGGAAGTCGGAGAGGGTCATGGCTGAGGAGAACTGCTTTAAG GTAATGTTCATTCAGAACCAAGGCCAGGTGACCTTGACCATTGAGCTGCTGGACACAGAGGAGGCCCAGGCTGATGATCCATTGGATGTACAG tGCCTGTCCAGCTATATGGAACAGTTTGTAGGGACAGGGTCAACGCTTTGCTCGCAGAACGAAGGCTACTTTTTCAAACCGGTATTTTTGCCCAG gaacctGAGGCACTTCAGACGCTGGCAGGTGCGGCAGGTGGAGGCGATGCGCTGCAGACGGGAGTGGCACAGGCAGCTGGGAGTGGAGAGTGCTGGCAGCCTGGACTGCCGCTTTAAACTCAACACCCACAAGATGGTGTTCGTCATGAACTCTGAGGACTACATGTACCGCCGGGGAGCGCTGGTTAAAGCCAGGAAG TCCCAGCACAGGGTTGCTGTGAACCAGCACGAGCGCTTTGACAAGTGGCACCAGGGCTGGCTGGTGGAGCACGTGACCCCGGCGGCCGAGCGCTCCGTCCACGACTGGCTGATaggcgaggaggaggaggacatgatTCCGTGCAAGACCACCTGCCTCAACACACAGGTCAAAGGGCTGCCTGTCAACAGATACCAGGTGCATTACAGTAGGAAACCCCCTTCTCcgtag
- the LOC115192481 gene encoding paired amphipathic helix protein Sin3b isoform X2: MSVTISGIMAKIQAHSNTKQINQIQDKAYVVQKQVQQQHFQKLKVEDALSYLDQVKIRFGNDPGIYNKFLDIMKEFKSQSIDTPGVINRVSQLFHGHPDLVLGFNAFLPPGYRIEIPKNGVVFLQSPFSAQVSPGQGKSMASPAVSATGSSVAEVGSAQSEAVASPESIYSSSGPPEPPSRLSLPLPSRESPSQPQSSSVSPPASEPSPVEFDSAISYVNKIKNRFLDHPEIYRSFLEILHTYQKEQLEVKESRGHGSSGMTEDEVFSKVASLFKGQEDLLAEFGQFLPDAKRSLFTGSPLTGKDHLKRAEDEDMSKQSKKRPRPMLLPHMTPLLKKKMKFSCSKDQSFASVGKHGVLREFTFFDKLRRFFKSREVYENFLRCIALFNQEVVSGAELLQLVTPFLGKFPELYTQFKSFLGDKELSHSVSGLSDRYMEGGGGREVDYASCKRLGSSYRALPKTYQQPKCSGRTAICKEVLNDTWVSFPSWSEDSTFVSSKKTPYEEQLHRCEDERFELDVVLETNLATIRVLESVQKKLSRLSPEDQDRFRLDDCLGGTSEVIQRRAIYRIYGDKAPEIIEGLKRSPATAVPVVLKRLKAKEEEWREAQQGFNKIWREQYEKAYLKSLDHQGVNFKQNDMKALRSKSLLNEIESVYDERQEQSTEEGGVVQQGRDGSSAPAVSDPHMVFTYEDKQILEDAASLIIYHVKRQPTIHKDDKDHIKRIIQHFVPDLFFSRRGELSETEEWTDEEVEERGDRGGGCGGIPGAVATSGSQQQPQHQQLNGESRRRRCTSPQTAELGVASSHSLAPEGGEKVDLRDPEAEHQKELDGVYNLFFVNNNWYFFLRLHQTLCQRLLRVYRQAERQLLEHRAEQNRERLLMAEGRDLAMELRLKQPSEVELEEYYPAFLDMVRSLLDGNLESTQYEDTLREMFTIHAYIGFTIDKLIQNLIRQLQHLVSDEVCLQVAELYLAERKRGAAGANLSSQCVRTAWETSYQWKSERVMAEENCFKVMFIQNQGQVTLTIELLDTEEAQADDPLDVQCLSSYMEQFVGTGSTLCSQNEGYFFKPVFLPRNLRHFRRWQVRQVEAMRCRREWHRQLGVESAGSLDCRFKLNTHKMVFVMNSEDYMYRRGALVKARKSQHRVAVNQHERFDKWHQGWLVEHVTPAAERSVHDWLIGEEEEDMIPCKTTCLNTQVKGLPVNRYQVHYSRKPPSP, translated from the exons GTTGAAGATGCCCTATCATACCTGGACCAAGTGAAAATACGATTTGGGAATGACCCTGGAATATACAACAAATTTCTTGACATAATGAAAGAATTCAAATCACAAAG CATTGACACACCGGGTGTTATAAATCGTGTGTCTCAGCTCTTCCACGGGCACCCGGACCTCGTCTTAGGATTCAATGCCTTCCTGCCCCCAGGGTATCGGATAGAGATTCCCAAGAATGGTGTAGTTTTCCTTCAGTCCCCATTCTCTGCCCAG GTGTCCCCAGGTCAGGGGAAGAGTATGGCAAGCCCTGCTGTGAGTGCCACAGGCTCATCTGTTGCTGAAGTTGGATCTGCCCAAAGTGAAGCTGTGGCATCACCTGAAAGCATCTACTCATCCTCAGGGCCCCCAGAGCCTCCAAGTAGACTGTCCTTGCCACTCCCCAGCAGAGAGAGCCCATCCCAACCACAGTCCTCCTCAGTGTCCCCCCCTGCCTCAGAGCCCAGCCCAGTAGAATTTGACAGTGCTATCAGCTATGTCAACAAAATCAAAAACCGCTTCCTAGACCATCCAGAGATCTACAGATCCTTCCTTGAGATACTACACACTTACCAG AAGGAGCAGCTTGAGGTCAAGGAGAGCCGGGGTCATGGTAGTAGTGGAATGACAGAGGATGAAGTTTTCTCAAAAGTGGCCAGCCTCTTCAAAGGCCAAGAGGACTTACTGGCTGAGTTTGGACAGTTCTTACCAGATGCTAAGAGATCACTG TTCACTGGCAGCCCCCTGACTGGGAAAGACCATCTGAAGAGGGCAGAGGACGAGGACATGAGCAAACAGAGCAAGAAGAGACCCAGGCCCATGCTGCTGCCTCACATGACACCACTGCTCAAG aaaaAGATGAAGTTTTCATGCTCCAAAGACCAGTCCTTTGCCTCAGTTGGGAAGCATGGAGTCTTGCGGGAGTTCACATTTTTTGACAAG CTTCGCCGTTTCTTCAAGAGTCGGGAGGTATACGAGAACTTCCTCCGCTGTATTGCTTTGtttaaccaggaagtggtttCGGGAGCAGAGCTGCTGCAGCTTGTCACTCCCTTTCTGGG GAAGTTTCCAGAGCTATATACCCAGTTCAAGTCTTTTCTGGGGGACAAAGAGCTCTCTCATTCAGTGTCTGGCCTGTCAGACCGATACATGGAAGGAGGTGGGGGCAGGGAGGTTGACTATGCCTCTTGCAAGCGCCTGGGATCCAGCTACAGAGCACTACCCAAGACTTACCAGCAGCCCAAGTGCAGCGGTCGCACTGCTATCTGCAAAGAG GTGCTGAATGACACCTGGGTTTCTTTCCCCTCATGGTCGGAGGACTCTACGTTTGTGAGCTCAAAGAAAACCCCATACGAGGAGCAGCTTCATCGCTGTGAGGACGAAAGGTTTGAG ttgGATGTGGTCCTGGAGACTAACCTGGCCACCATCCGGGTCCTGGAGAGCGTTCAGAAGAAGCTGTCCCGTCTGTCGCCTGAGGACCAGGACCGCTTCCGTCTGGACGATTGTCTGGGAGGCACATCTGAGGTCATCCAGCGCCGAGCCATCTACCGTATCTACGGCGACAAGGCCCCTGAGATTATAGAGGGGCTGAAGAGGAGCCCTGCTACTGCCGTGCCTGTGGTGCTCAAGAG ATTGAAAGCgaaggaggaggagtggagagaagcCCAGCAGGGCTTCAACAAGATCTGGAGGGAGCAGTATGAGAAGGCCTACCTCAAGTCCCTGGACCACCAGGGGGTCAACTTCAAGCAGAATGACATGAAGGCCCTCCGATCCAAGAGCCTGCTCAATGAGATTGAAAGTGTTTATGATGAG CGTCAGGAGCAGAGCACAGAGGAGGGGGGCGTGGTCCAGCAGGGGCGTGACGGGAGCAGCGCGCCAGCGGTCAGCGATCCCCACATGGTGTTCACCTACGAGGACAAGCAGATCCTGGAGGACGCCGCCTCTCTCATCATCTACCATGTCAAACGCCAGCCCACCATCCACAAGGACGACAAGGACCACATCAAGCGCATCATACAGCACTTTGTCCCCGACCTCTTCTTCTCCCGCCGCGGCGAGCTCAGCGAGACGGAGGAGTGGACGGacgaggaggtggaggagagaggagaccggGGAGGAGGATGTGGCGGTATACCAGGAGCCGTAGCAACATCAGGCAGTCAGCAACAACCTCAGCATCAGCAGCTGAACGGGGAGTCGAGGCGGCGGCGCTGCACCTCTCCTCAGACAGCGGAGCTTGGTGTCGCCTCGTCCCATAGCCTGGCtccagagggaggggagaaggtgGACCTGAGAGACCCTGAGGCAGAGCACCAGAAGGAGCTGGACGGAGTCTACAACCTGTTCTTCGTCAACAACAACTGGTACTTCTTCCTGCGGCTGCACCAGACCCTGTGCCAGCGGCTGCTGAGGGTGTACCGGCAGGCGGAGAGGCAACTGCTGGAGCACCGTGCAGAGCAGAACCGTGAGAGGCTTCTGATGGCCGAGGGCCGCGACCTGGCCATGGAGCTCCGCCTCAAACAGCCCA GTGAGGTAGAACTGGAGGAGTACTACCCAGCGTTCCTGGATATGGTGCGCAGTCTTCTGGATGGGAACCTGGAGTCCACACAGTACGAGGACACATTGCGGGAGATGTTCACCATCCACGCCTACATTGGCTTCACCATCGACAAGCTCATCCAGAACCTCATTAGACAG cTGCAGCACCTGGTGAGTGATGAGGTGTGTCTGCAGGTGGCTGAGCTGTACCTGGCCGAGAGGAAGAGGGGCGCGGCGGGGGCTAACCTGTCGTCCCAGTGTGTGAGAACGGCCTGGGAGACCAGCTACCAGTGGAAGTCGGAGAGGGTCATGGCTGAGGAGAACTGCTTTAAG GTAATGTTCATTCAGAACCAAGGCCAGGTGACCTTGACCATTGAGCTGCTGGACACAGAGGAGGCCCAGGCTGATGATCCATTGGATGTACAG tGCCTGTCCAGCTATATGGAACAGTTTGTAGGGACAGGGTCAACGCTTTGCTCGCAGAACGAAGGCTACTTTTTCAAACCGGTATTTTTGCCCAG gaacctGAGGCACTTCAGACGCTGGCAGGTGCGGCAGGTGGAGGCGATGCGCTGCAGACGGGAGTGGCACAGGCAGCTGGGAGTGGAGAGTGCTGGCAGCCTGGACTGCCGCTTTAAACTCAACACCCACAAGATGGTGTTCGTCATGAACTCTGAGGACTACATGTACCGCCGGGGAGCGCTGGTTAAAGCCAGGAAG TCCCAGCACAGGGTTGCTGTGAACCAGCACGAGCGCTTTGACAAGTGGCACCAGGGCTGGCTGGTGGAGCACGTGACCCCGGCGGCCGAGCGCTCCGTCCACGACTGGCTGATaggcgaggaggaggaggacatgatTCCGTGCAAGACCACCTGCCTCAACACACAGGTCAAAGGGCTGCCTGTCAACAGATACCAGGTGCATTACAGTAGGAAACCCCCTTCTCcgtag